Within Actinomycetes bacterium, the genomic segment CCTTGTCCCCTCCCGCCGACGACGCCGCAGTGCCCACCCTGGTGGGTGAGGAGCAGTTCGCACTCGGGAGGCAGTCATGGTGGTGCGGCCTGGACTGGATCAGCTCGGACTCAACGCGGGCAAGCGCGCACGCCTGCATCGGCTGCTGTTCCGCAGCGGGCTGGAGAACGGCACGGCCTTCTTCCTGCCCTACGACCAGGGGCTCGAGCACGGGCCGAGGGACTTCTTCCCGAACCCCGCGGCCGGCGACCCCGGCTACGTCCTGCGGCTGGCGGTCGAGGGCGGCTTCAACGGGATCGTGCTGCAGATCGGGCTCGCCGAGAAGTTCTACTGGACCTACGCGGGCGAGGTGCCGCTGGTCCTGAAGCTCAACGGGAAGACCGACATCCCGTCGGACGCCTCGGCCCTCTCGCCGGTCAACGCCTCGGTCGAGGAGGCGGTGCGTCTCGGCGCCGACGCGGTCGGCTACACCCTCTACGTCGGCACCCCGGCCCAGGAGGCCGACTTCACCGCCTATCGGCAGGTCCGCCACGACGCCCAGCGACTGGGCATGCCGCTCATCGTGTGGGCATACCCGCGCGGCTCGGCGATCGAGGCCAAAGGTGGCAAGACGTCGTTCTACGCGGTCGACTACGCCGCGCGGGTCGCCAGCGAGCTCGGGGCCGACATCGTCAAGGTCAACTTCCCGCAGCCGGAGCTGCGGGCGGCGGTGAAGCCCGAGTACGACCGCGAGTTCACCAGCCAGGAAGCCATCGACGCCGTCGTCCGTTCCGCGAACCGCACCCTGGTCCTCGTCTCCGGGGGCGAGCGCGCCGGCGACGAGGCGATGCTCACCAAGGCGCGCCAGTCGATGGACGCGGGTGCGCTGGGGCTCATCTTCGGCCGCAACACGTGGCAACGGCCGCATGAGGAGTCGCTGCGGTTCGTCGCCGCCCTGCGCGAGATCCTCGCGCGTCATCCGTCGCCGCCGGACTCGACCCGTCGGCCCGAGCTCATCGGCTGAGCCGCCCAGCGCCGCGCCTCGTTATGCCGGTGCGTCCGGGGAACGTCCGAGCCGGCGCAGTGCCGTCTCGAGGACGTCACCGGGCGCCGCCGTGGTGTCGAGAACGGCGGCGCCGGGCCATGGGACCGCCTCGCGGGCCAGCGCGAGGGCGACCTCGGCTCCCGCCTCCGACAGGTCGGCGCCGGCCCCGAGCCGTCGTTGGGCGCGGACTGCCGCCAGCTCGGGGTCGAGGCGGCACTCCAGGACGGCGAGGGTGCTGGACGTCCGTTCCGCCAGATCGCTCGCGAGCTCCTGGGTGGCCGGGTCGCCGAACGTCGCGTCCAGGACGACGGTCTCGCCATGGGTCAGGGACAGTTCCGCACGCGCGAGCAGGGTGGCGTACGCGGCGTCCTTGGCAGCTTTGGTATAGCGCGCCGGCCCGGCCTCGGGCAGCTCCCGGCGGACCGCGTCGGAGCTGAGGAGCACCGCTCCGACGGCGTCCGCGAGCCCGCCGGCGAGCGTCGACTTGCCCGTCGCCGGGGCTCCGCAGACGACGACGAGCCGGACCTCGGCCTCCCGGGCGTGCGCGACCGCGAGGTCGGTGAGGGCGCGGGCCTGGGCAGCCGCCGACTCCTCACCCTGGGCGGCCCGGATGCACGTCACCTTCGCCCGCACGAAGGCGCGATAGGACACGTAGTGGTGCGCCAAGGAGGGCCGGGGCGGCGTACCGGCGTACTCGACGTAGGCGTCGAGGAAGAGTCGAGCGAGATCGGGATGCCCGAGGTGCTCGATGTCCATGGCGAGGAAGCTCACGTCGTCGAGGACGTCGACATAGCGCAGCCGGTCGTCGAAGTCGAGGCAGTCGAGCACGCGGGGATGGTCCGGGAGGCAGAAGACGTCGTCGCTGATGAGGTCGCCGTGGCCGTCGACGATGCAGCCTTCGTCCATCC encodes:
- a CDS encoding AAA family ATPase, producing MEPATGPQSAAALVRETHSAVVLLCGDLAYKVKKPVDLGFLDFRTLDARRRMTYRELDLNRRLSPDVYLGVDTLLDADGAAREYVLVMRRMPEEARLSALLRRGVPVESCLRALARLVAAFHAQARRGPEVSAEGSAEALRRRWTANLRETERYVGPILDAAQHDALSQLVRRYLDGREALLRSRMDEGCIVDGHGDLISDDVFCLPDHPRVLDCLDFDDRLRYVDVLDDVSFLAMDIEHLGHPDLARLFLDAYVEYAGTPPRPSLAHHYVSYRAFVRAKVTCIRAAQGEESAAAQARALTDLAVAHAREAEVRLVVVCGAPATGKSTLAGGLADAVGAVLLSSDAVRRELPEAGPARYTKAAKDAAYATLLARAELSLTHGETVVLDATFGDPATQELASDLAERTSSTLAVLECRLDPELAAVRAQRRLGAGADLSEAGAEVALALAREAVPWPGAAVLDTTAAPGDVLETALRRLGRSPDAPA
- a CDS encoding fructose-bisphosphate aldolase — encoded protein: MVVRPGLDQLGLNAGKRARLHRLLFRSGLENGTAFFLPYDQGLEHGPRDFFPNPAAGDPGYVLRLAVEGGFNGIVLQIGLAEKFYWTYAGEVPLVLKLNGKTDIPSDASALSPVNASVEEAVRLGADAVGYTLYVGTPAQEADFTAYRQVRHDAQRLGMPLIVWAYPRGSAIEAKGGKTSFYAVDYAARVASELGADIVKVNFPQPELRAAVKPEYDREFTSQEAIDAVVRSANRTLVLVSGGERAGDEAMLTKARQSMDAGALGLIFGRNTWQRPHEESLRFVAALREILARHPSPPDSTRRPELIG